The segment CGCCGCTGATGGTAATGACTTTTGCACACGCGTACGCAGATCAATAGAAGGAACCTCTGACGTACTGAGGGCATAATCGCTTAATCGGTCTTGTGACTTTTTCAGTTTTTGCAAGTGCCCCCGGCATTCGGGACATGTGGAGAGATGTCGATACACCTCTGCAGCATCCGCCTCGGGAAGATCGTCTCCCACAAGGAGAGCCAATTCTGTTTGGTAATGTTTTGTTTTCATATTCATGGGACAAACCCTGCCAGATGGAACCATTAATTCTTCAGAGGAAAAGGACTCTATCAGTTACGTTTATTCGGTTTCAGCCACGCGTTTGTTCCAGATCGCCTGGAATTGGTTCCGGGCTTCCGCCAGTCGCCAACGAATGGTCGCTTCCTTCCGATCCAGAATCGCCGCAATCTCAGACGTGGAAAAGTTTTCCAAGTCACGCAGCACAAGGACAGTTCGATACTTCTCAGGAATCTCTTCTATGACCGCTCGAACTTCCTGACTGAGGTCCTGGTGTTCTCTGGGGTCCGATGTTGAAGGATCAGGTGACTGCTCAGATGGGCTTTCTGAGAAGAGAACCCAGCGACCACGCCGCTTTACTTTTCTCAAATAATCCATTGTCAGGTTCACTGCAATCCGAAACAACCAGGGACCGAATCGGCGTGAAGGGTCGAATTGATCCAGTTTTTCGTAGGCTCTGATAAATGCTTCCTGCGCCAAATCCTGTGCCAGATCATGATCAGAGATAAAACGTTGGATCACGCGTAGCAACCGATGTTGATACCGCTCTACCAATTCTCCGTAAGCATCGGAGTTACCTCTGCGTACCTCTTCCACAAGACGGGCATCGTTGACGCCACCTTCCAGCGGTTGAGATTGTTTTCGATCAGATGAGAGATCAGACACAGTTTGCATGATTCAGAGTTCCTCCATTCAATCAATAGTACGGCGGACAGGCCTAGCCTGTTGGAGAAATTCTCCGAATTCCGCCGACTGCGATTTCTGAACTCACTCTGCCTTAGTTACAGGGTTGTACGTTCTAAGTAATTTACCGGTAGTGGTTTACAATATAACATTTCCGAACCACAAACCCAAATTGAGACGCCAGAATAGCCTGAGAATATCAAGAAGCGGCTTCGGATGAATGGTGACTCATTGATTTTCAATTTGTTGTAAGTAGTTTCCTCAGCAGTTGTTGCGAAGCTGTCCGAGGTTGATAAGCTGGTAGATAACGATTGCCGCAGGGTTCTACCTGCCCTCTGGTATTATAGACCATCAGAATAATTTTGATCGCCCCATTTCGTAGGAGACCAGAAATGAAGTTGCTCCCCCCGCTCGCGAATTCGTCCTTGATTCTGGTCCCTCTGATGCTCGTCTTCATTGCCCTGCCCGGTTGCACAGACCCGCAAGAAACGCAGCAGAATAATATTCCGTCGGCGAATTCGGCAAAAGAATCGACGACCGAGGTGGATTCAGAAACACTCAGTGAAGCTCCCTTTGAAATGACCTTACAGCGCGAGCCCGTCGACGACAAAATCGTCCGCTATATGCTTTCCAATGATCAGGGAATGGTAGTGGAGCTGATCAACCTGGGGGCAACCGTCACTCGAGTTTTACTACCGGATGATGAAGAAGGTCAGGTCAATGTCACGTTGAACTTCGACGACTTAACAAAGTACAAAACGAACCCACCTTACTTCGGTAGCATCTGCGGTCGGTATTCCAATCGCATCGCGGAAGGAAAGTTCTCATTGGAAGGTCAGGAATACACACTGGCAATCAACAACGATCCGAATCACCTGCACGGTGGAGACGAAGGGTTCAACAAGAAATTCTGGCTGGCGGAAGAGATCGATCTCGATGATCAGGTGGGCGTCGAATTCACCTACGTCAGTTTCGATGGCGAAGAAGGTTATCCGGGCGAGATGACTGTCAAAGTGAAATACACACTGAATAACCAGAATGAACTTAAACTCGATTACTCAGCAACCAGTAACAAGCCAACAGTGTTGAATCTGACGAATCACTGTTACTGGAATCTCGCTGGGGCAGGCTCAGGATCAATCCTCGACCACGAATTAAAGCTAAACTGCAGCCGGTACATTCCGGTCGACAGCACGGGAATTCCGACAGGTGAACTTATCGAAGTCGCAGAGACGCCGATGGACTTCACCAGTTTTCATGCCTTGGGAGAACGGATCGATCAGGTCGAAGGAGGATATGACCATTGTTATGTCCTCGATAATGACGACGCCGAGGGGCTACAGACCATCGCGACATTACGTGACCCGGAATCTGGCCGAGCACTTGAAATTCTGACCAGTGAACCGGGCGTGCAATTATATACAGGAAACTTCCTGGATGGTTCTGCAGAGGTCGGAGGCTACGAGAAAAATGGTGGCATCTGCCTGGAATCGCAACACTTCCCGGACTCTCCAAACCAACCTGAGTTTCCATCCACGACGCTCGCGCCTGCGGAAATCTATCAGCAGACGACCGTTCATCGATTTCAGTTTAACCAACCGAAATCGGAATAAAAACAAGCGTACAATTCCAGACGTACAATAAATTAACGGTCGCACAATGAAATCATTGTGCGACCGTTTTTAAATAAAGTCGTTCTGTATTTGCGATCTCGGCATCTTTCGCAATATCTTTCCCGACGGATTCACGACTGAACGATCAAATCAGTGAGGCGACTTTCTCACGAAACTCAGTGAGGATGTCGTGGAACTCTTCCAGGTCACCCTGAGGTTGATCTTCCATGGCTTTGATCATCTCGGGTGAAAGTGACTTGGAGAGCCGCTTAATCGTACTGGTCATTTTCTTCAGAAGTTGATCCGCTTGCTCGGCCATCGGCACGACGCGGTCTGGATGGTCGGCTCCCGACTCATTCGGATTCTTCTTCGCGTCTGGGCTGAATGGAGCGTAACCGGCATCGCTTGTTTCCCGAGCGACCGCCTGGACGGTTTCGCTGGCGGAACCACTGCGGGACGCCCCCGCCATTTCGCTACCCCCTTCGCCAGAACCACCGAAATTGGACGGATCCTGCACTGGTGTCAGAGTATCAGGCACAAAAGCGATGGAAGGATCGCCCGAATGGGAGTCATGATGAAACTCTTCCGCCTCTTCGGTCAAATCTTCGCCGCGAAGAGCGCGTCGCCACGCTTTCATTTCTACGACAGTCGCTTCGTTCTCATGCGCCCATTGCAGACACTCGGGCGAATCTTCCCAATTGAGTGCGACATAGAAATGCGACCATTTCAGGTTTTCGTACGACTCGCTCGTTTCCGAGAATGTCTCCCAGACACGTCGACGCTGATAGACTTGGTCCGGGCTAAGGCCGATCAGAGCCGCGAAATCAGAATCGGTCCGCCCTTTAGCGTATTTCTGCGTCCACTGAGCGGCGCATTCTCCTACCACCCAGTTACACTGACTGATCGCACTTTGCGCTTTTGTGATGAGTTGCTCTTCCGATTGCACCTGATCGACATTCGAGGTCATATTGGATCCTGCTGAGAAAATGGCTAGTTCCGGGAAAAGAACGTGAACCGAAGGGGGAAATTTTTGGTCTGAAGGGAAGCCGGGCGACGACCACGGGTAATTCCGGGAAAGGTCACTGCCCAATTACATTGAGGGTATCGTATTGGCTGCGGAAATCCAGATGCGACTGGATCTAATCTCTTTTATAACTGGTGGTTGCCAAACTGACTCGACTACAGAAATCCTATTTTACCCATTCCAGTTAATCGTGAAAGTCACTTGACGGACGAATCGTGGCTCATTACGATTTCGGCTCATGTTCTGAAGGTCAATTGCCGAAACAGTATAGCAGGTAAAATGACTAAAGCTGCTAGAACTGTCAAAGGTGATAGCAACCGCCCAACCGGCTGAAAAACAGAAGAGCAACTCAGTTCCTCAATCCTGTTTTCAGCGAAAAGTGGCTCTCACGGCGCCGTGGCCAAGTGGACTAAGGCAGTGGATTGCAAATCCACCATTCGTGGGTTCGAATCCCACCGGCGCCTCTTATAAAGTAACAACTGTTAGACTGACCACTTGCGACTGGATGTTTTTTCCGGCATCGCTCATCAGTCAACTCCCTGATCAACAAAAAAAGCCTTCTCACAACTCAATGTGAGAAGGCTTTTTTAATTGATGCAACTCAGCCAGTTTGGCCCAGGATTAACTCTTAATCACTTAATCACTGAGCGACGTTTCCACTCGTTAACTGACACCTCTTCGCTTTGTCGAGTTGCATCCAGTAGCGCTTACTTCAGTTCGGCGAGAATCTCTGTGGGACTGGTTCGTCCACCGTGCGTCTTACTGATCTTAGCGTACTTCACGACACCATCTTTGCCGATCACAAAAGTACTCGGGTAAGAAGTCTCTTTTTCCGCATCCCAACGCAGGTCATTCGCCACCAGGAACTGATAATCGGGATCGATCAGAAACACGAAGTTTTCAGGGAACTCCTGTCCTTTTATGAATTCGCTGGCAAACTGCTCGATCGAATCGGCCGCTCCGGGGTAAATCATGACGACTTTGGCACTCGCTTCGTCAAATGCACTGGCTTTGGATAGAAAACTGGACATCTGTTTGGAACAGAGCGGGCACTGGTATCCGGGATACCCACGCAAGACGAGCAGGACGACTTGGTCTGACTCATTCAACTTGCTCAATTTATGAGCTTTGCCATTGAGGTCCTTCAGTTCAAAATCAGCGATCTTCTCTCCTGTTTGTGGCTGATCTGCTTTTAACTCGGCCCCGTTAATCCCCATCACCAGTACCAAGGCAGCACAGACGCCGATCGTCCCTCGAATAATCTGATTGCTATTCATTATTTTTGCTTTCTGTGGATCGTATTTTTTGAAAAAAACGCTCAATTCAATCCCCCCTTCCAGTGCCTGACGCTGTCGCTTGAAAGACGGATCTTCTCCACTGTACCGTAAGATGTTCAGGGCATACTGTTAGACAGTTCACGAATTCGGGAGATTCCCGCAGGAGAAGAGGTACACAGGGAGATCAGGCGGCTCGAGCTTGCAGTTGCGTGACCAGCTGATTGACAGCGTCCAACACAGGGGCGGTAGAAAGTCTTTTTTGACAGGTGAGATGCAGGTCACCCGTCCGAGGACATATTTTTTTGTAACACGCCTGACAGGCATCCGTTGTCGTCACCAATCGCGTCGTCGATGTGGGAGGCGGACCTGATCGAACAGAACTGGTGCTGGTAAAGACCCCAACCAGGGGGACTTGCAAGCCGGCCGCCAGATGCATGGGCCCGGAATCATTGGTCAACAACATCGTGGACCGTTCCAGCAAATGCGACAACTGTTTTAACGTCGTTTCTCCGGCAAGATCGAGAACTATCGCATTTGGGTTTCGCTGCTGAATTTCCTGCTGGAGTTGCTGAGCCAGAAGCCGCTCCCCTTGGGAGCCGATCAGCACCATCGCCAGGTCATGCGTATCTGCAGCGCGGGCGGCCACTTCCGCAAATTTTTCCACCGGCCACCGTTTGGTGCTCCACTGAGCTCCCGGTTGAATGGCCACGAATGGTCGAGAAATGGGTGCCAGTTTCTCTTCCACAATCTGACGGTCCGAATCACTCACTGTGATAATTGTTTCACGAGGTGTCGCCCCCATACCAAGGGCTTCGGCCACGCGCCACATGCGGTTGTACGCGGGCATTTGTTTGTCGGAATCCGGGATGAGTTGGTGGCAGGCGAAGTGGGACATTTCCCGAGCTGTCTGCAATCCAATCCGAACGGGTGCTCTGGTGGACCACGTCATCACGGCCGTTCGCAGCAATCCCTGTAAATCGAGAACAAGATCGAATTTGCCAGCTCTCAATTGTTTGATTAGAGGTGGCCATTCACGCCAGCCACCCTGACGGTTGAACGGAATGATCTCGTCCAACGCAGGGTGTTCCTCCAGCAGGTTGGCAAAACTACTGTTGATCACCCAACTAATCTTGGCCTTGGGAAACCGCTCCCGCAGCATGGGAAGCAGTGGCAACGTTTGAACCACGTCTCCAAGAGCGCTGGGTTTGATGATACAGATCCGACGAGCATCCATAAGATCAAGCGGTGTCTGTTTGGAGGAAGGTGCGGTGACCATCTCGCGATATGTCCATTCGCGGCGAAGATGACAGTATTGATTCAGCAGAAGCGAACGTTCTGCTTCCTGGCTTTGGGTGCCGCAGATTGTAGCGCCAGCGCTCAAAGCCTGCAATATCAGATGTTTAGATCCTGTCCAGGATAATTTTGGCGGCTATCGGTCCCCTCAAGCCTTTCAAAACGGGAGGCTGCGCCGCCAGAACACGCTATGGATATGTGGAATGCGATAGAGAAACAGTTTTCGGAACGCGAAACTCAGTTCTAAGACCAACTTTAAATGCCCATCATTATCTCGGAGGGTAACTTGGCCTTAAGATGTTTTTTCTCCCTCATTTTTTTCTCCCTCAATCAATGTCTCCAAATGCAGTAGGACCGAATCGGCAAGTGCGTCGGTGTGGTAGCCTCCTTCAAGTAAGCTCACAAGACGACCTTCGCAGTGCGTGCTGGCCACATCCTGCACTATGTGGGTCAGGTCTTTGAAGTCCTCCGTCTCCAGACCCAGCGACCCCACCGGATCGAGTCGGTGAGCGTCAAAACCGGCACTGATGAGAACCAGTTCAGGGCGACTTTTCTCAGCGGCCTGATGCAGTCGTTGTTCGAAAGCAGAGAGAAACTCTTTCCGGGATGTACCGAACTCCAGAGGGAGATTGAAGGTCGTTCCGAGCCCTTTCCCTCGTCCCGTCTCCTCTTTTCGGCCTGAACCGGGATAAAACGGCCAGCGGTGGGAGGAGAAAAAAGTAACCTGTTCGTCTTCATAGAACATGTGCTGTGTACCATTACCATGATGCACATCCCAATCGACTATCATGACCCGGTCGAGTTTATGCTGGTTTATCGCCTGTCTCGCGGCGACGGCGACATTGTTAAACAGGCAAAATCCCATGGCGTCCTGGGGTAACGCATGATGCCCGGGAGGCCGAATGAGACAAAGCGCCGTTTGGTGGTTCCCACTTAGTACCTGATCGACCGCTGCGCACGCCGTACCGGCGGCGGTTATAGCAACATCGTACGATCGCGGGCTGATCACGGTATCCGTTTCAATATGTCCGCCACCCGCTGCTGCCGTCTCTCGAAGGTGCCTTCGGTAATCATCGTCATGAATCGCCGTTATCTGCTCGCGGCTCGCTTCGCGGACTTTACCGCATGGCAGTTTTTCCAGCATTCCGGCTTCACTCAACCGACGATCAATTGCGACAAGCCTTTTGGCGGACTCGGGATGCGACCCCGTTTTATGTTCCTGAAATATTGGATCGTGAAAGAGAAGCGTCACTTGTTCATTCTCCCATCGCGAAAACGATCATTGTCCCTGTTGGAATGGTCAAAGATGTGACTGAATTCCTGATAGAAGCAATTTCAGCAGTTTTCGGGGCTGTGGGGGTCATGTCGAAAAAAAGGGCTGGAAGGTTCCACTGGTACAGATCGTGCTTGACACTTACAAAAAAAGGGTGATATCGTAGAGGGTAACAGGATTTATGCAGGCCAGTTGGTAACAATCAGGATATGATATATCTGGTGTTGTCAGAACAGTATCAGGGTTATTTCCACCCGATTGGGGAATAGAAACCTGTTCAGTTTGCAAGGACATCTGTTACACTTCTTTCTTCACCTGAGGACCTTTTCATTCCGGAATCGTCTTTCCTATCTGAAAATATCCAAAACAGCGTCCTTTGGTGATGCACCAGTGATCGCCATGGGAAAGTGGATTGAAATTTCCCGAGCGAGCGGTACTGACCTTTTTCATTTTTGAACATCGTCTGATTTGATCAATCTTTGATCCTGTCTTCCGGGCCATCTCAAAACCCAATAGTCGATCCATTTGTTGGGACGGTATTCATCGAATACCAAGCTCTGTGTATCGACAATCCACTCCAATTGAGACCCGCAATCCTCACCATGAAACATGACGTTCACACCATGTCACATCTAAAAACCAGAACACTCTGCTTCTCCACGCTGATAGCCACCTTGATTCTCTTTGTGGATGCGCCACAGTCTGTGTTTGCGCAGGAGGACTCCGGTAATTTTTTCGAAGGTTTTGCCAAGCCGTTGCGAAACCTTACCGCGGATGGTGGTTCTGAGGATATTGCAGACAGTAAAACGGAACAGGCTCCTCCCCCTGCCGTAGAAGAGTTGGCACTCGATTTGTTGGTGAGTGGCCAGACACACCCCTCTCAACAAATTGATACAGAATTGACTAACGCCGAGGCCATCAAGGATTTTGCCCGTAATCGTTCTCAGCTCGGAGACATTCTTGAGGAAGGAAAGATTGATAGCGATTCGATGGAAGTCATTCGCAAATCGCTTGAGCAATTGCTCTATTCATTGACGGTCAAAGAGCACCAGAAGTCGGAAGAAAGTAATAAGATCTACGATTTGCTCTACCGTTACTTTGTCAAAAAGTCAGGTGAAGACCTCCCTCCCATACAGCGGCAGCGATATCGTGAGCAAGTTTTTTCACAGATGCTCCCCCTAATGGAAGAAATGCTGAAACAGAATTATTTCGTGCGACTGCGGATTGCGATTCTGCTTTCTGATCTCGATCTAAAAATTGGTGATTACCGAAATAATATCTCACCGGTACCTTTTCGCGCTGCAGTCGACCTGGCTCTGAAAACGGTTGCCTCAGAAGATCAACCCGAAGCGGTCAAAATCTGCTGTCTTCGATCATTGCACAAAGGCCTTCAATACGGTGATTTTTCCAAAGTCTATCGCCTGCAGATTGTGGCCGTCTGTATCGACCAGTTATTGGGCAAAGCAGATAACTGGTGGTATCAACGTGAACTCGTGAAATGCCTGGAAGTCTCCGATGTCGACATTGACGAAAATGGAGTTCCGGTTGTCGTACACGCACTAGCTGTAGTTCTGTCTGATCCGACTCGCAACAAAATGGTACGCAGTCAGGCTGCTCATGCATTAGGCCGGGTACCCATCTCTTCCGGAATGCGAATCAATTTCGAACTGCTGTCTTACGAACTGCTCAGCTTCACAATTAGTATGGCTGAAGAACGAGACGACATGATCAGTTCCTACGAAGGATCCCAAGTACCTGCCGCTTTCATGTCCCACTGGGGCCTTTGTTTTGGGAACGTCTATCTGGCCTACCAGCCACTCGATCAACAGGAAAAAACCAACGAAGTGGGGCTGCTCCAGAGAACAACTCGCCCAGGTATGAATGACCATGCGACTCAGATTAAAGAGACGTATTCCCGGATCCATCCGTTCTTCAGCTTTTTGCTGAACAAAAACAACTTCAACACCAAGTTCCCAGAGGCGATGGTGACTTCGGGCAAGAAATGGTTGGAAGAATATCCCCCCAGTGATTTCAAAGTCGCGCCCAATACAGAAGCTCTCGTCAACCTGAATCAGAAATCCCAACCTGAAGCAGCTCAAACAGCCTCTCGTTAGAGATCGCTTTTCATTAAGAGCCCTTACGCGCCAGAAATTGCTACTGGGCCAGAAATTGCTACTGGGCACTGTGGCTTGGCTATTGGTTTTCGAATGCAGATGCAGAACCTTGCGAGATTTTCAGAGTAACCATGCCTGGCGATTTCTGTATTGAGTTCGCTGCATCGTCCAAAAACTTCGCTGGTCTTTCGCTTTAACTGGCTGCCACTTGTAACCCGTAAGCACTCCCCTTCCTGCTGCAGGCAAGATGCCATCGTTTTGTTGTGCATCCTTCCAGTACGTTTGAAGATAGACGTAAAAAAAGCGTGCTCTCAATTGTGATCACTCACAATTCAAATGCACGCTCTTACGCTGTCAACAAGCTAAGCCAGTGGCGAGTTGGCAACTTTAAAAGCCTAGCCGCCTATTTGGCATTCGCTTTGGCACCGTCTATCATCGTCGAAATGCTCTTCAACTCACTTTTAGTGAGGTTGCTGCTGGAGATATCCAGCAAAGCAGCGAAAGCGTTTTCTGTCGAGTTATCGAACAGAGAAGTGACGACATGTTTCAGTACCGACTTGCGGACAGTCTCTTTAGACTCGGTCGGACGGTACACGTATTTCGTTCCGACTTGTCGATGTTTCAGGTGGCCCTTTTCTTCCAGTAGACGCATCATTGCACGAATGGCGGAATAGCTGGGTGGATCGGGCAGTTGCTTGAGAACGTCTGATACAGAAGCTTCTTTCAGATTGTAGATCGCTTCCATAATCTGACGTTCACGACGGGCAAGTTGAGTGTGTGATTTTTTTTGTGCTTTCATTTGATTTTTACAGCCTCATTCGTCCTTGTCTAAAAGTAGTTAAGTGAACTTCAAACGAAAACCACTGAACCAATCAAGAGTGTGAAATGTTGATTAATCAGCTTACAATTGTAAGAGCGAATTTTGAAAATCGCAACTACTGATTCTGCAATGAATTCAACTCTTTGGCGATTTTGAACATTCCCTACTGAATTTCTCCCTGGATTGCTTATAATGACTGATCATATGACGTCTAACAGGGGTCGATTTGGCAAACATGCATCTGATTCAGACTGAAGCCAGTTGCTAACAAGAAGTGATTTTGCCATATTCTAAACTAGCGTTGGCGATCTCTTCGTATATTTTATAGCTGTTCATTTATTCTTCAGTTGAGCCGAGATCATTGCTGACGGCGGAGTTTGTTGAATGATCAACGAGTGGTACTATCAGCAGGACGGGGAGGAAATCGGCCCCGTTCCATTTGAGCAGATCAAAGATTTGGCGCGGAGTGGCCAGTTGTCACCCGAAGATCAGATCCGAGATGCTGTCTCTGGTATGCTGCTCCCAGCCAAATCAATTGGTGGATTGTTTCCCGCACCGACAGCGAACTCAAACAATTCTTCAGTGCCTCCCGCAAGACGGCGCCGAACCTCCCAGGATTCGTTATCCCAGAATTCGACGCAACGTCCCACCAATACTCGCCGCCCACGAGAGCGCAACCTGTACGAAGAAAGTAGCATCGGCAAAGTCGCTCAGGAGGCGATGGCCGAACAATCGCGGACCAGCGATCGCGATCGCAGACAGAAGTCTCTCGAAAGTGGGACTGCACGCTACGAATCGGCAAATTCCAAAACTCGCCAGACTGCCAGTCGAATTGGTGAATACGCAGAACAGATCAACGACAATGAAGAGAGTGAGTCTCGCTTTGCCTTTTTGGGTGAGCTTAAGGAACACCCCATTAAACTCACGATTCTGGCTGTTTGCATAGCAGCTGGGATTTTCAAATGGCTGCCAGAACGCGACTACGGTCCCCAGGTATATAAAGAGTTCAACAAAATCTACGCCGATGTGGATCACGCCCTTACGGAAGGGGCAACAGAAGATGAATGGAACTCTTTAAAAGAGCAGTCGCGTGCAGAAATCGAAATTCTGAATAACAAGTTGGCGATGAAAGAAACTCGCTCTCCCGTCGAACGACAACTGATCACAATCGGAAAAAACTTATACGTTCTCTTTGACGCGCCTGGCAATCAACTTGAAGCAAAACAAGGGGAAGTCGTCAAGTCGCTGAACAACGTCCGTGAACAGTTGGAATAGCCTCCCACCAAGCTAAGACGGTTGTCGATTTTGAAACAATACTGCGGTGCCGTAAACGACAGTTCCAGGAAGGATGCTCTCATTACTGCGTTTCATTCTCTCGATCAGATTGAATCGAGCATCTGGAAAGGGTTGTCCCTCGCGCCAACCGAAGTCCTCCATCCATGGAGACTCCCCGCACTCGGAACCAACAGCGAGGAAGGTTGCGAATTGCGAACAGTTGTTCTTCGCTCCTGCGATGCCGCCACTCGCACCCTTTATGCTCATACCGACCTTCGCTCTCCTAAAGTCCTGCAGGTGGAGCAACACTCCCGTACCTGTTGGTTGTTCTATCATCCTGAACAGCGGACTCAACTTCGTATCATCGGGCGGACTCAAATACATCATCAGGATACGGTGGCCGACCAGTTCTGGACGGAAAGCGATCCCACCAGTCTCAACCTGTATCGTGCCCCGCACCCGCCCGGGACCGTTCAGCCTGGGCCAGACCCTAATCTTCCTTTAGAAATTCGCGGGCGTAAGCTCAGCCGCGAGGAAGTAGAACCGGGAAGAGATATATTCGTCGTGATGGCGACAAGAATCGAATCCATCGACTGGCTCCGACTCGATCAGGCTGGTTCCCTTCGCGCGCTATTTAAATGGGACGATGAGAACCAGCGGACTGCGAATTGGATTTCGCCGTAAACACTGCAATGGTTCTGTATTCCTGCATTTCGACCAACATTTCCCGGATCCGTCGATCTGCCACTGCAACGAGTAAATATGCAGGCGTGGTAAAGTTTATCGATTTTAACGTTAATACCGATTCTCACCCGAGCCGATAATATCCCCATAAGACTCGACTGTTTGGATGCGCGTCATTCCGAAGGGAACAACCCAGATGGCTCTAACCAAGAGTGACCATCTATGGTAAGTAAACAGCGAGTACGAAGTTTCGTAACATCAGATAGCCTGACGATGCTGATTCAAATCAGCCAGGTTCTACCCGGGGGGGGAAGCAGATGCGCTGGATCTGCGTATGTTTACTCGTCTGTCTACTCGCTTCATCAGGGTGCATGCACCGGGGCCGCGACAAAGTTGTTTACATGCGACCCGAATACAACGCTCTGAACCGTTTGTCGTTTAACATCGACAAGTATTCCCACCAGCCTCCGCGCGCCCGCCATGTAGATTACTACAGATGGATGTACAACAAAGGTCCGATCGATCGAACCTTGCTTCCTGAACTTTACACTCATCAGCCTATCACCAGCGATACTCTTATGCCTGTAGTAGCGGAGAGTGGAGAAACCGAGCCAACCCAGACGATCAACGCGGAACCCTGGCAATGGTCACAGTCCACACCGGGACAACCTGCTGTTCAACTGGAAAGAATTTCGATGCCAGATCAAAACAATGGCATTCAACTCCTTTCCGGACAGGCTGTACATCCAACTTCGACCACTGCTCCGACAGCTCAGCAACGGCCCACGATGCGGCCTACAGTCCGGCAGCAAAGAAGACCACCAAATCAATGGATGTTCTCACCAGTCGTCAATCATTGATCGTAGCGTCGTCTTTGCTGACATCTTGCAGTGCCTCTTCCGAGTCCGCATTCAGCTCTTCCAGTTCACCTGCTTCGATCAGTTTCATACGCTGACGAATCAAGGTACTGGTAGGCCCCACCCATAAGAAAGGTTTACCGGTTTCATCGATACGGCGTTCCGCTCGAAGGCGTAGTGGTGAGAGACCTTTGTTTAAGAGCAAGTTCCAAGCTG is part of the Polystyrenella longa genome and harbors:
- a CDS encoding PNPOx family protein: MKQYCGAVNDSSRKDALITAFHSLDQIESSIWKGLSLAPTEVLHPWRLPALGTNSEEGCELRTVVLRSCDAATRTLYAHTDLRSPKVLQVEQHSRTCWLFYHPEQRTQLRIIGRTQIHHQDTVADQFWTESDPTSLNLYRAPHPPGTVQPGPDPNLPLEIRGRKLSREEVEPGRDIFVVMATRIESIDWLRLDQAGSLRALFKWDDENQRTANWISP